One stretch of Paenibacillus sp. AN1007 DNA includes these proteins:
- a CDS encoding EamA family transporter — protein MLASAFLTATGQLFWKWGLTEWIYMGIGFLCYGLGAILMIKAFAREKLSVAYPLMCASYVFALIYGHFLLGEEITVQKLAAVVLLGIGVTLTSVER, from the coding sequence ATGCTGGCCTCTGCATTTCTGACTGCTACCGGGCAGCTGTTCTGGAAGTGGGGATTGACGGAGTGGATTTATATGGGCATCGGTTTTCTATGTTACGGGCTGGGTGCGATTCTAATGATTAAGGCTTTCGCGCGGGAAAAACTATCGGTTGCTTATCCGCTGATGTGCGCTAGTTATGTTTTTGCTCTAATCTATGGTCACTTTTTGCTTGGTGAAGAAATTACGGTACAAAAGCTTGCTGCGGTTGTGCTCCTGGGAATCGGGGTGACGTTAACCAGTGTGGAACGATAG
- a CDS encoding EamA family transporter, producing MWNDSWMAAVLIVMTLCGAMGGAGLKYYAASRKRLHVLVGLGFYGTGALLNIVLLKFLPLTVVLPANALTYVWTLIIARWAFKETVGPMRWMGVACIMGGLCLLVL from the coding sequence GTGTGGAACGATAGCTGGATGGCTGCTGTATTAATTGTGATGACGCTATGCGGTGCGATGGGCGGTGCGGGTTTAAAATATTATGCAGCCAGCCGGAAGCGACTGCATGTGCTTGTTGGACTTGGTTTTTACGGAACAGGTGCACTGCTGAATATTGTACTGCTGAAGTTTCTGCCTCTAACCGTCGTGCTGCCTGCCAATGCATTAACTTACGTCTGGACGCTTATTATTGCGAGATGGGCCTTTAAAGAGACGGTAGGACCTATGCGATGGATGGGGGTAGCGTGTATTATGGGCGGGTTATGCCTGCTCGTACTCTAG
- a CDS encoding HAD family hydrolase: MKRTKVAIFDIDKTIIRSDSMFQFVFYGMRRYPWQVWRLPVIALHTILFKAGLMTVERVKRSYFQEINRMSEQDLEHFFDTRLRTSIFTEASVEMQHRKEAGYHVLLVTASPHAYMKHFKHFPWVDHVIGTELVRHEKGYTCVIEGANCKGEEKVRRIQAYLAEQNMEIDYDQSCSYSDSLSDLPVMQLVSQRYFINKRVPGMEALTWGK; this comes from the coding sequence GTGAAACGTACGAAAGTGGCCATTTTCGATATTGATAAAACGATTATACGCAGCGACTCCATGTTCCAATTTGTATTTTACGGCATGCGCCGTTATCCGTGGCAGGTATGGCGTTTGCCTGTCATTGCTCTTCATACCATATTATTTAAAGCGGGACTTATGACGGTTGAGCGGGTTAAACGATCTTATTTTCAAGAAATTAACCGGATGTCAGAGCAGGATTTGGAGCATTTTTTTGATACCCGCCTGCGTACGTCCATATTTACCGAGGCGAGTGTAGAGATGCAGCATCGGAAGGAAGCGGGATATCATGTGCTGCTCGTGACGGCTTCCCCCCATGCGTACATGAAGCATTTCAAACACTTTCCATGGGTAGATCATGTCATTGGAACTGAACTTGTGCGTCATGAAAAAGGTTATACATGCGTGATTGAAGGCGCTAATTGTAAAGGAGAAGAGAAGGTACGCCGAATTCAGGCCTATTTGGCCGAACAAAACATGGAAATTGATTATGATCAATCCTGTTCTTATTCCGATTCGCTGTCCGATCTTCCCGTGATGCAGCTTGTGAGCCAGCGATATTTTATTAACAAACGTGTTCCGGGGATGGAGGCCTTAACGTGGGGGAAATAA
- a CDS encoding YhgE/Pip domain-containing protein, which produces MRHIWQIYKTDWMHILKVPTGIFLIAAIILLPGVYDWVNVKSVWDPYSNTQGIKIAVTSEDQGAAVTGTTINIGEELIKSLSQNKKLGWTFVGEAEASRGVQTGEYYASLLIPADFSSKITGIVDGKVNRPEVIYTVNEKVNAIAPKITGSGVSAITTQINENFTEAVSETVLNKLKEAGIEINAQLPTLRRMENGIFMLEKNLPAIQAAGQKVLEVDQMMPEIVKQAQKIVELEKRLPEINEAAGYVLKVQQYWPQIKAVAAEVVSLQARSPEIQQADARIQEVDANFGQVSAVIQTALDKTDKAFAIVSAAEQALGKISEISDHGAQLADGLDQFIQASEAAFQTITPTIRQNLLFVQQITNEAEDVFAQLQGTDLSKLQSADDIDRIMARAAAAVKILNSTAALLGKIDAILPSDPLTAKVQQLQTISERLQLQVQLAGIASKALRKNTIPPADIAARLNELNQNVSTEIDRFISTFDSQVSPALTAGTSQLKTVLSTSADTLQSTRERLPDIANILASAKEGIVFGQSELEKIQGDLPQIQAKVHAISQTLETKSKAFISTLDTVSSLIQRDLPKLEDKLNAAAHFVRNDLPQAEKQISKASSFVQQQLPDVQKGVHRVAALVREDLPALESSIRKAAEKLREVEGSNQFAELAKLLRGDIEEESAFLASPVQIKEQQLYPIPNYGSAMSPFYAVLSLWVGSTLLISLLRAEAENPDGRFRGYELYLGRLATFLTIGILQAVCVTAGDVLFLGTYAADKWWFILFAMLVSAVFVTITYTLLSVFGNIGKGIAIVFMVFQFSSSGGTFPISMTSPFFQALNPFMPFTYAISLLREAVGGILWSTAIKDILWLCLFIALSLILALLLKRPLSSLTRRSAENAKKTKIIA; this is translated from the coding sequence ATGCGTCACATATGGCAGATCTACAAGACAGACTGGATGCACATCCTAAAAGTACCCACAGGCATATTTCTAATCGCCGCCATTATTTTACTGCCTGGCGTATATGATTGGGTGAACGTTAAATCCGTCTGGGACCCTTACAGCAATACCCAAGGCATTAAAATAGCTGTTACCAGTGAAGATCAAGGCGCAGCAGTTACAGGAACGACGATTAATATTGGAGAAGAATTAATCAAAAGTTTGAGCCAGAACAAAAAGTTGGGATGGACATTTGTTGGTGAAGCCGAGGCAAGCCGCGGTGTTCAAACGGGGGAATACTATGCCAGTCTGCTGATCCCTGCCGACTTTTCATCCAAAATAACCGGCATTGTAGATGGAAAAGTGAACCGGCCGGAGGTCATATATACCGTTAATGAGAAGGTAAATGCGATCGCTCCCAAAATTACCGGGTCTGGCGTATCTGCCATCACAACTCAGATTAATGAAAATTTCACTGAAGCTGTCAGTGAAACTGTATTGAACAAGTTGAAAGAAGCCGGCATCGAAATTAATGCACAGCTTCCAACACTGCGCAGAATGGAGAACGGAATTTTCATGCTGGAGAAAAATTTGCCTGCCATTCAGGCTGCAGGTCAAAAGGTACTTGAAGTCGACCAGATGATGCCGGAAATTGTTAAGCAAGCTCAGAAAATTGTGGAGCTGGAGAAGCGGCTTCCGGAAATAAATGAAGCTGCAGGGTATGTCCTGAAAGTACAGCAGTACTGGCCGCAGATCAAAGCGGTTGCGGCTGAAGTGGTTTCCCTTCAGGCTCGAAGCCCTGAAATACAGCAGGCTGACGCCCGTATTCAGGAGGTTGATGCAAACTTTGGACAGGTATCCGCAGTGATTCAAACAGCACTGGATAAGACAGATAAAGCCTTCGCTATTGTATCTGCTGCTGAGCAGGCTCTCGGTAAGATATCCGAAATTTCCGATCATGGAGCTCAGCTGGCTGACGGGTTGGATCAATTCATCCAGGCCAGTGAAGCAGCCTTCCAGACCATTACACCAACGATCCGGCAAAATCTTCTGTTCGTACAGCAGATCACAAATGAAGCTGAGGATGTATTCGCGCAGCTGCAAGGAACCGATCTCAGTAAGCTCCAGAGCGCAGATGATATAGACCGCATCATGGCACGTGCAGCCGCAGCAGTGAAAATCCTGAACAGTACAGCTGCCCTGCTGGGCAAAATAGATGCCATATTACCTTCTGATCCGCTGACTGCAAAGGTGCAGCAGCTGCAGACGATATCCGAGCGGCTCCAGCTGCAGGTTCAGCTGGCTGGAATTGCAAGCAAAGCACTGCGGAAAAATACGATTCCTCCTGCAGACATCGCTGCCAGACTGAATGAATTGAATCAAAATGTAAGTACAGAAATAGATCGTTTCATCAGCACCTTTGACAGTCAGGTTTCCCCTGCTCTTACGGCTGGTACATCTCAATTAAAGACAGTCCTCTCCACATCTGCAGATACGCTGCAGAGCACAAGAGAACGTCTGCCCGACATTGCAAATATTCTTGCCTCAGCCAAGGAAGGTATTGTATTCGGTCAATCAGAACTTGAAAAAATCCAGGGTGATTTACCGCAAATTCAGGCCAAGGTGCATGCAATCTCGCAAACCCTGGAAACAAAAAGCAAAGCGTTCATCAGCACTTTGGACACGGTCTCCTCTCTCATTCAACGTGATCTGCCAAAGCTGGAAGACAAGCTGAATGCAGCCGCCCACTTTGTCCGTAACGACCTTCCTCAGGCCGAGAAACAGATTAGCAAAGCGTCCAGCTTTGTACAGCAGCAGCTGCCTGATGTGCAAAAGGGAGTGCATCGCGTGGCTGCTCTTGTTCGAGAGGATCTGCCTGCCTTGGAGAGTTCCATCCGCAAGGCTGCCGAGAAGCTTCGGGAAGTTGAAGGCAGTAATCAATTTGCCGAGCTTGCCAAACTGCTGCGAGGTGATATTGAAGAGGAAAGTGCGTTTCTTGCAAGCCCGGTACAGATTAAGGAGCAGCAGTTATACCCGATTCCGAATTACGGCTCAGCTATGTCTCCCTTTTATGCCGTATTGTCTCTATGGGTAGGTTCTACATTGTTAATTTCCCTGCTTCGTGCAGAAGCAGAGAATCCAGACGGCAGGTTCCGCGGATATGAACTATATCTCGGTCGTCTTGCAACCTTCCTAACGATTGGTATACTGCAGGCTGTATGTGTTACAGCAGGAGACGTTCTGTTTCTGGGAACCTATGCAGCAGACAAATGGTGGTTTATTCTATTTGCCATGCTGGTAAGTGCGGTCTTTGTAACCATCACTTACACCCTCTTATCTGTATTCGGCAATATCGGGAAAGGGATTGCAATAGTCTTCATGGTGTTTCAATTCTCCAGTTCGGGCGGAACGTTTCCCATCAGCATGACATCACCCTTTTTTCAGGCGTTAAATCCGTTCATGCCGTTCACCTATGCCATCAGCCTGCTCAGAGAAGCCGTTGGCGGCATTTTGTGGTCTACGGCCATCAAAGACATTCTGTGGTTATGTCTGTTTATTGCGTTAAGCCTGATCCTTGCTCTTCTACTCAAACGACCGTTGAGCAGTCTGACCAGACGTTCTGCTGAAAATGCAAAAAAAACAAAGATTATCGCTTGA
- the pyrR gene encoding bifunctional pyr operon transcriptional regulator/uracil phosphoribosyltransferase PyrR translates to MSTETHVIMDETAIRRALTRIAHEILEKNKGIDDCVLVGIRTRGVYLAERIAAKIEEIEGAKVPWGELDVTPYRDDRLDNNQINRKELLIMTPESLSIHNKKVILFDDVLYTGRTIRAAMDALMDCGRPQNIQLAVLADRGHRELPIRPDFIGKNVPTSKSEEIEVALMEADGQDEVKIIQNRGEQA, encoded by the coding sequence ATGAGCACAGAAACACATGTCATTATGGATGAAACGGCGATCCGCCGTGCATTGACAAGGATTGCCCACGAAATACTGGAGAAGAACAAAGGAATCGACGATTGTGTTCTGGTCGGAATTCGCACACGCGGAGTATATCTGGCCGAACGAATCGCCGCGAAGATTGAAGAGATTGAAGGCGCCAAAGTTCCCTGGGGAGAGCTGGATGTCACCCCTTATCGTGATGATCGTTTGGATAACAACCAGATCAATCGCAAGGAACTGTTGATTATGACACCTGAATCCCTATCCATTCACAACAAAAAAGTGATTTTGTTCGATGATGTGCTGTACACCGGGCGAACGATTCGGGCTGCGATGGATGCACTGATGGACTGTGGAAGACCACAGAACATTCAGCTGGCTGTACTTGCAGACCGCGGACACCGGGAACTTCCGATCCGGCCTGATTTTATCGGTAAAAATGTACCGACATCCAAATCAGAAGAGATCGAAGTTGCACTCATGGAAGCGGATGGACAGGATGAAGTCAAAATCATACAGAACCGAGGGGAGCAGGCATGA
- a CDS encoding DUF6080 domain-containing protein, translating to MKFLDYIFYDRRVTSTAFILFAGFALFYGLMNGPYVLYMSQHAEMLGKYTPFNTTLFSVNLFNFDPSMYYGDNSSSVIHPLISFLAVTLAAVSKLLGGNWFFLILQSLVNAGSVVMAFVFLSRNENRPSHTPLLFALLFGCSSYLMYTALIPDSYPYVQFVILLSVLYLQYTRVQQHVHYVPNALLATINFGLTSTNIIPFAGAVFFNMQAWRNKAGWKKYFGIMALAVLMIVVVTAIQYVAFGGRSWVSNWLLGIQNGGTSYATPFQWAAHVKALVLLTINPMLSPEVHLLDPGMVAFVTDLSRSNPLYVQITGTFLLLIALAGFIRGIRERSVWTLMPYIIFAFLLHLVVGFGLAVYQYDMYLYAGHYLFAFYLLGGIFISSLRSGFGKKVLIGLLLASVLVTAGNNIYRHFETLSTIKQSYEQLEQQRAVK from the coding sequence ATGAAATTTTTAGACTACATATTTTATGATCGCAGAGTAACCTCGACTGCTTTTATTCTATTTGCAGGTTTTGCCTTGTTTTATGGTTTGATGAATGGACCTTATGTTTTGTACATGAGTCAGCATGCAGAGATGCTGGGGAAATATACGCCGTTTAATACGACGCTGTTTTCCGTTAATCTGTTTAATTTTGACCCATCGATGTATTACGGGGACAATAGTTCATCCGTTATTCATCCCTTGATTTCTTTTTTGGCAGTTACGCTGGCGGCTGTCTCCAAGCTGCTGGGAGGAAATTGGTTTTTCCTGATCCTGCAATCCCTTGTGAATGCGGGCTCGGTTGTAATGGCCTTTGTTTTTCTAAGCCGAAATGAAAATAGACCTTCCCATACACCGTTACTGTTCGCTTTGCTGTTTGGATGCAGCTCGTATCTGATGTACACCGCATTGATCCCGGACTCTTATCCGTATGTACAGTTCGTTATTCTTTTGTCTGTTCTATACCTGCAGTATACGCGTGTACAGCAGCACGTGCATTATGTGCCCAATGCACTGCTTGCCACGATTAACTTCGGATTAACCTCAACCAACATTATTCCGTTTGCTGGAGCTGTGTTCTTTAATATGCAGGCTTGGCGAAACAAGGCGGGGTGGAAAAAATATTTTGGTATCATGGCACTGGCTGTGCTGATGATTGTGGTGGTCACCGCGATTCAGTATGTTGCGTTTGGCGGACGAAGCTGGGTAAGCAACTGGCTGTTAGGCATTCAAAATGGGGGCACGAGCTATGCCACTCCATTCCAATGGGCGGCACACGTTAAGGCGTTAGTGCTGCTGACGATTAACCCAATGTTATCACCAGAAGTGCACCTGCTTGACCCAGGCATGGTGGCGTTTGTTACGGATCTTTCCCGCTCTAACCCGCTTTATGTTCAGATTACAGGGACGTTCCTGCTGCTGATTGCGTTAGCCGGTTTCATTCGCGGCATCCGCGAACGCAGTGTATGGACGTTGATGCCTTACATTATTTTTGCATTCCTGCTTCATCTCGTTGTAGGATTCGGGCTTGCTGTGTATCAATATGACATGTACCTGTATGCAGGACATTATTTGTTTGCTTTTTATCTGCTCGGCGGCATATTCATCAGCAGCCTGCGCTCAGGGTTTGGAAAAAAAGTGCTGATTGGACTGCTCTTAGCATCGGTGCTTGTTACGGCTGGAAACAATATCTATCGTCATTTCGAAACACTGTCGACAATCAAGCAATCCTATGAACAGCTGGAACAGCAGCGTGCTGTGAAGTAA